Genomic window (Desulforapulum autotrophicum HRM2):
CGCACACGGGAAATGGACAAGATTGCTGAGTCCGGCATTGCCGCCCACTGGAGCTATAAGCAGGGAGGGGGCTTTGACGAAAAAACGGGTGAGGCCTTTGCCTGGATTCGAAACCTTGTGGAAAACCAGGAAAATTTCAGTGACCCGGACGAGTTCCTGGAAAACGTCCGCATCGATCTTTATTCGGACGAGATTTATATCTTCACCCCCCATGGGGAAATCAAAACCCTTCCCAAGGGGGCAACCCCGGTTGATTTTGCCTATCTTATCCACACGGAGGTGGGAGATCAGTGCACGGGTGCCCGGGTGAACGGTAAACTTGTCACCCTGACCCATGGCCTGATCACGGGGGATACCATTGAAATCGTCACCACCAAGGGAAGTCATCCCAGTGCAGACTGGCTCAATTTTGTCAAGACGGTAAAGGCAAAGACAAAGATCCGCCAGTGGGTCAGGACCCGGGAAAGGGAGAGAAGCATCACCCTGGGTCGGGAGATGTGTGAAAAGCAGTTCAGGAAAAAGGGCCACAGCTTTGCTGCCCTTGTCAAGTCCGGGGTGATCGCACAGGTTTCTGATGGTTATGGCTTCAAGCAGGTCGAAGACCTTATCGCCCATGTGGGGTTTGGCAAAATTACCCCCGTGCAGATCATGAATCGGGCCTTGCCCGGGGTGGAGACCCAGAAGGAGCCGTCTATTTTTGACAAGCTGATCAAGTCAAAAATTCGAAAAAAGAGCAGGGACGGGATTATTGTAAAGGGACTTGACGATATTCTGGTGCGGTTTTCAAAATGCTGTAACCCCTTGCCCGGAGATCCCATTATCGGTTATATCACCCAGGGACAGGGGGTTACTGTTCACAGAAAAAACTGTGTCACTGTTCAGAAGATGGATCCTGAAAGACAGATTGATGTCGAGTGGAGCAATGACTTCACCGAGTCATACCCTGCATTGATCAGGGTGCGCTCCACCGACAGATTTGGTCTGTTGGCGGATGTGGTTGCCGCCATCACTAAAAACAACGCAAATATTATCAACGCAAGCACGGACACTTCCGAACTAAGTGCGGTGAGTTCCTATTTTACCATCTCGGTGGAGAGTACGGATCGACTCCGGAAAATCATGACCGAGATCAGAAAGGTAAAGCAGGTTAAGGATGTCAAGCGAATGGTGCCCAACGATTAGGAAGCGCTGGTGACCTTTCCCTGGCCCATGGTCGGGGCCTTGACTACCTTGCCGGCCTTGATGCAGCTTGTGCATACATCGATACGTCTTACCTGGCCATCAAAAAGGGCCTTTACCCGCTGAAGGTTGGGGTTGAACCTTCTTTTGTTAACATTGTGTGCATGGCTGACATTGTTTCCAACCATGGGTTTTTTTCCGCATATCTTGCATTCCTTGGACATTGCTATTCTCCTTAAAGACAAAAAAATATCATCAAGCCTGAAACCCAAGCCTGAAACTCAATTAAACTTTAAACAAGGATTCATACCTTAAACGGCATGCCTTGTAAAGATAAATCCGGGCCGGTCAGCCTGTTTTCAGATCGGGATCGGTTGAATCGGGGTTACTTTTCATCCCCTCCATTGGCCTGGTCTCCAAATTGGTCGATCATTTCACGACAGACGGCAATCCGGGGCAGGGCTTCTTTACCTTCCCTTGTGTCAGGGTAGTTTGCAAAAAGATGTTCAAACCGTTTCATGGCCGCCTTATAGTGCTTTGCCTTGAAATAGAACTCGGCAACATAGAGTTCATGACCTGCCAGGCTTTTGATGCACACCTCGATGTGTTGTGCGGCCTTGGCCGACTCCGGGGCGTCAGGAAATCTGTGGACCAGACGGTTGAATTCAGTCTGGGCTTTTAAGGCACATCTCTGGTCCCGGTCAACCGTATCAATCCTGTCAAACCAGCAGCGTCCAGTCTGGTAAATGACATAGGGAATGGCCTCATTCTTGGGATGGAGGTTCTCAAATTCCTGGTAGGCAAAGATCGCCTCATCATATTCCTCCAACTGAAAGTGGGCATCGGCGATTTTCAGCTCTGCCAGGATGGCGTATTTGCTGAAGGGATACCAGTCCTTTAATGTGGTGAATGATTTGATGGCATACTTGTAATCCTGGTCTCTGAACTGTGCAGATCCTTCCCGGACAAGGGTCTCTGCACTTTTTTCCATCTCGTGCTTTCCCTTGAACCAAGCGCAGCCGGAAGCAGAGAACACAAACAGAGACAAAACAATCACTGCAATTTTTTTCATCAGCCTATATTCTCAATAAAGTGTTCGGCGGAAACAGATGCAATGGCAGCATCTCCAACGGCAGTGGCAATTTGTCGTAAAGGCGTGTTTCTGACATCCCCTGCTGCAAAAACGCCAGGAACAGAAGTTGCCATATACTGATCGGCAACAATAAAACCCCACTGGTCAAGTTCTATACTCTTGTCCAGAAAACCGGTGTTGGGCGTGATGCCTATCCAGACAAAACAGCCGTCTGCTTTGATGGTCCTTGACTCCTGGGTTTTGACATTTTTGACGTGAACATTTTCAACGCCAAAGAAACCGTCCATGCCCGTGACAACAGAGTCCCAGACAAATTCGATTTTTTTGTTCTTGAACGCTCGTTCCTGGAGGATCTTTGTGGCCCTGAGTTCATCCCGCCGGTGGACGAGGTATACCTTGTTGACAAACTTTGTCAGATAGATCGCCTCCTGAATGGCCGTATCTCCTCCGCCAACGGCAACAACGGTTTTCTCTTTGAAAAACGGGGCGTCACAGGTGGCGCAGAAGGAAACCCCCTTGCCCATGAACTTCTCTTCTCCCACATTGAGCTTTCGGGGAGAGGCCCCTGATGCGATGATGAGGCTTTTTGTCGTGATGGTTCTCTCTCCCAGTTGAAGGGTCTTGACCTTGGGAGTGAGTGTCATTGAGGAGACTTCTTCGGATTCAATCTCAAGGCCCAGGGTTTTTGCCTGGGTAAGCATCTTTTCAGCCAGGTCGTATCCACTGATTCCCTCGGGAAAGCCTGGATAGTTTTCAACCCAGTCCGTGATAATGACCTGGCCACCTGGTGCTGCTTTTTCCAAAAGTAGCACCTTCATTCGTGCCCGGGCAGCGTAAATGCCCGCAGTCATACCTGCAGGCCCTGCACCAATAATCACGATTTCATAATCGGTATCGGTCTCTGGCATGGACGCATTCTCCTTTTTACATATATTGTCAAAGGTTAAAGGGCTTTTATAGCCGCCTCAAGCTTTGATTTTGACACCATGCCGGTGATCTGATCCGCAATCTTGCCGTCTTTAAAAAAGATCAGGGTGGGGATGGCCTTGATTCCGTATTTGCTGGGGGTCACGGGGTTCTCGTCAACATTGACCTTGACAAATTTTACCGTATTTCCATAGGTTGCCTCAAGCTCTTCAACAATGGGTCCGATGGCCCGGCACGGTCCGCACCAGGGGGCCCAGAAATCAACCACAACGGGTTTGTCTGAGTTCAATACATCCTTTTCAAAACCATCGTCGTCTATCTCTAAAATTTCTGACATAATGTATTCCTTTATTTACAGGTTCGTTTAAACATCAGGTAAATATATGTTGTTAAAATTAGTTTGTCAATATGATCTGAACTTCGTTTTGCTTGACATCTTCGATTGGCTCTCCCATTATTGCCCATAAAAAACAAGGAGAAATTTTCATGAAAAAAAAAATAAAGGCAGGGGCACTGGTTTCGGGCGGCGGGACAAATTTACAGGCCATTATCGATGCCGCAGGCCAGGGAGAGATTGATGTGGATCTGGTGTTTGTGGGGGCGGACAATTTTGAGGCCAAGGGCCTTGAACGGGCCCAAAAAGCAGGGATTGAAACCTTTGTGGTTGACTACCGGGCCATTATCGAACAGGTAAAAAATTCACCCGAAAGCGTTGATATTCCTGATGATTTCAACCTGGAAGAGATTCGAGGAAAACAGAGCCTTGTTCCGGAATCTGCGGGTGCGTCAAAGGTTGAGCAGTTTTTGACCTCAAGGGCCGTTGCTGAACGGGCAATGCTCGACCATATCCTGCCCCACAAGGTTGATCTTCTGATCCTGGCAGGCTTCATGCGCACCCTTACCCCCTATTTCATCGATCGCATCAACACGGACCGTAAACGGATCATGAATATCCATCCGGCCCTTCTTCCGGCATTTCCCGGAACCGACGGGTATGGAGACACCTTCAGGTATGGGTGCAGGGTGGGCGGATGCACGGTTCACTTCATCGACTATGGTGAGGATACTGGCCCCATACTTGGTCAGCGGGCCTTT
Coding sequences:
- a CDS encoding RelA/SpoT family protein encodes the protein MIRINDILDKIAEYNPGADLDVIDRAYVYSARVHSGQMRLSGEPYLSHPLEVAAILADMKLDVESIAAALLHDVIEDTHATEQEILEMFGPGILHIVAGVTKISKLTFSTKAAQQAESLRKMILAMADDIRVVLIKLADRIHNMRTLKFHKSQEKQRSIAQETLDIYAPIAARLGIFWIKQELEDLSFLYTHPEEYASIDLLVNKAKEERESYIATVMERVKEKLANSNIEADVKGRYKQHYSIYHKMVTQNLEFEELYDIVAFRIIVDTVSRCYEVMGLIHSMWKPISGKIKDYIGVPKPNMYQSLHTTVIGPRGDRVELQIRTREMDKIAESGIAAHWSYKQGGGFDEKTGEAFAWIRNLVENQENFSDPDEFLENVRIDLYSDEIYIFTPHGEIKTLPKGATPVDFAYLIHTEVGDQCTGARVNGKLVTLTHGLITGDTIEIVTTKGSHPSADWLNFVKTVKAKTKIRQWVRTRERERSITLGREMCEKQFRKKGHSFAALVKSGVIAQVSDGYGFKQVEDLIAHVGFGKITPVQIMNRALPGVETQKEPSIFDKLIKSKIRKKSRDGIIVKGLDDILVRFSKCCNPLPGDPIIGYITQGQGVTVHRKNCVTVQKMDPERQIDVEWSNDFTESYPALIRVRSTDRFGLLADVVAAITKNNANIINASTDTSELSAVSSYFTISVESTDRLRKIMTEIRKVKQVKDVKRMVPND
- the trxB gene encoding thioredoxin-disulfide reductase, whose translation is MPETDTDYEIVIIGAGPAGMTAGIYAARARMKVLLLEKAAPGGQVIITDWVENYPGFPEGISGYDLAEKMLTQAKTLGLEIESEEVSSMTLTPKVKTLQLGERTITTKSLIIASGASPRKLNVGEEKFMGKGVSFCATCDAPFFKEKTVVAVGGGDTAIQEAIYLTKFVNKVYLVHRRDELRATKILQERAFKNKKIEFVWDSVVTGMDGFFGVENVHVKNVKTQESRTIKADGCFVWIGITPNTGFLDKSIELDQWGFIVADQYMATSVPGVFAAGDVRNTPLRQIATAVGDAAIASVSAEHFIENIG
- the purN gene encoding phosphoribosylglycinamide formyltransferase is translated as MKKKIKAGALVSGGGTNLQAIIDAAGQGEIDVDLVFVGADNFEAKGLERAQKAGIETFVVDYRAIIEQVKNSPESVDIPDDFNLEEIRGKQSLVPESAGASKVEQFLTSRAVAERAMLDHILPHKVDLLILAGFMRTLTPYFIDRINTDRKRIMNIHPALLPAFPGTDGYGDTFRYGCRVGGCTVHFIDYGEDTGPILGQRAFDIDENDTLETIKKKGLALEWELYPECIQKFARRILG
- the rpmB gene encoding 50S ribosomal protein L28, producing the protein MSKECKICGKKPMVGNNVSHAHNVNKRRFNPNLQRVKALFDGQVRRIDVCTSCIKAGKVVKAPTMGQGKVTSAS
- the trxA gene encoding thioredoxin is translated as MSEILEIDDDGFEKDVLNSDKPVVVDFWAPWCGPCRAIGPIVEELEATYGNTVKFVKVNVDENPVTPSKYGIKAIPTLIFFKDGKIADQITGMVSKSKLEAAIKAL
- a CDS encoding outer membrane protein assembly factor BamD; the protein is MKKIAVIVLSLFVFSASGCAWFKGKHEMEKSAETLVREGSAQFRDQDYKYAIKSFTTLKDWYPFSKYAILAELKIADAHFQLEEYDEAIFAYQEFENLHPKNEAIPYVIYQTGRCWFDRIDTVDRDQRCALKAQTEFNRLVHRFPDAPESAKAAQHIEVCIKSLAGHELYVAEFYFKAKHYKAAMKRFEHLFANYPDTREGKEALPRIAVCREMIDQFGDQANGGDEK